A window of the Triplophysa rosa linkage group LG23, Trosa_1v2, whole genome shotgun sequence genome harbors these coding sequences:
- the LOC130546810 gene encoding zinc finger MYM-type protein 1-like, which translates to MRLQFFGKLSIAEQLDEGYRIGIRRHNEEVTKNRHILSRIIDCVKFCGAFELALRGHNESESSDNPGIFRGLVDFVASLDGVLKEHLENASVFKGTSKTVQNELLDCMLSVMREHIIQEAQNSDFLSIQADETTDIATQCQLVLVLRYIDGKSNVQERFFAFIHLHSTTADSIATALKEHLTVILPEDQKSKLISQAYDGASVMRGATAGVQRKIQDVYPNAHYIHCYAHQLNLIMQKATSHIPKVRIFFSNLGGFASFFSRSPKRTDVLDKVVAHRLPTSSSVRWNFHSRAINTVFEHREGLIRCFETIRDSGDFDPVTTREAGGFAMLLEDQDFNFFLQLFHNIMPHVDILYAKLQKKDIDSVHIKGSIQQFQQDIQKIRNSLHSLVNQSSEGASQPKRRRLLSPDVHERIATEVCDTILQHTMERFCFTSHLVSATLLQADRFEQYTVAFPEDALSRTLKAYPVLNGSKLKTELSLIYCKEEFRTCCGAVDLLQLFKENNLEEVFSETVTLLKILITTPMTTAEAERCFSTLKRVKTFLRNSMTQERLNALAMLSMEKRMVTEIIDFNQKVIEKFASQKERRAKFIFK; encoded by the exons atgaggctccagttttttgggaagcttagcattgctgaacagctagatgaaggctacaggattggcattagaaggcacaatgaagaggtcacaaaaaatcgacacatcctgtctagaataaTAGACTGTGTAAAATTTTGTGGCGCATTTGAGCTGGCTTTGCGTGGCCACAATGAGAGCGAGAGCTCAGATAACCCCGGGATATTCCGTGGCTTGGTCGACTTTGTTGCTTCTCTTGATGGAGTTTTGAAAGAGCACCTCGAGAATGCCTCTGTGTTTAAGGGAACTTCGAAAACCGTGCAGAACGAGCTGTTGGactgtatgttgtctgttatgagggaacacataatccaagaagcacaaaacagcgattttctatcaatccaggccgacgagaccaccgatattgccacacagtgccaacttgtgcttgtgctgcgctacattgatggcaaaagcaacgtacaggagaggttttttgcttttattcatctgcattcaactacagctgattccatcgctacagcactaaaagagcatcttactgtcatccttccagaggatcagaagagtaaactcatctcccaagcgtatgatggagccagcgtgatgagaggtgccactgcaggtgttcaaaggaagattcaagatgtgtacccaaatgcccattacatccactgctatgctcatcagctcaatctaataatgcaaaaggccacttctcacatacccaaagttagaatttttttttctaaccttggaggatttgccagctttttttcaagatcacccaagcgcacagatgttcttgataaagtagttgcccatagactaccaacatcaagcagtgttagatggaacttccacagccgtgccatcaatacagtgtttgagcacagagagggcctcattcgctgttttgaaactattcgagactcaggtgactttgaccctgttaccaccagagaggcaggaggctttgccatgctgctggaggatcaggattttaatttttttctgcaacttttccacaacatcatgccacacgtggacatcctctatgccaaactccagaagaaggacatagattcagtccacattaaggggagcatccagcagttccagcaggacatacagaagatcag AAATTCTCTCCATTCTCTGGTTAACCAAAGCAGTGAAGGAGCTTCTCAACCAAAGAGGCGGCGGTTGCTTAGTCCAGACGTCCATGAACGGATTGCAACAGAG gtctgtgacaccatactccaacacaccatggaacggttctgcttcacaagccacctcgttagtgccaccctgctgcaagcagacaggtttgaacagtacacagtggcgtttcctgaagatgcactgagtaggactttgaaggcctatccagtgctcaatgggagtaagctaaagacagagcttagtctcatctactgcaaggaagagttcagaacctgttgtggtgctgtggacctactgcagctgtttaaggagaacaatcttgaagaagtcttttcagagactgtcactctcctaaagatcctcatcaccacacccatgaccacagcagaggctgagaggtgtttctcaactttgaaaagagttaagacttttctgagaaatagcatgacccaggagagactaaatgcattggccatgctgtcaatggagaagagaatggtgactgagatcattgactttaaccagaaggtcattgagaaatttgcaagtcagaaagaaaggagagcaaaatttattttcaaatag